The Fusobacterium hwasookii genome has a window encoding:
- a CDS encoding toprim domain-containing protein, translating into MPIKFLSFKEKLEKIHSLEYKILSYYGVDLDNFYCPHCNSKRMKPFKSNRGEYHKLKCYGCSINIDILDIAKLMDSNLKNLNPGAVVDYLLSLDYSNIESASQVEQIKKSKSDPFLIDYDEFIADSLNKFNRAVDTKNADELEYLYSRGYSYEDLNYLKNYLGLDEQNNIVFACTKESYILRLLKPWHDKNGKEIRYKNSVRLEKTRHYCYLLDTVNRDNIIKNNYNIFLFEGVFDTLTFRILCKNKCLAFSTGGADSNHNLIANKINDIAGRLNYKVNVFILFDNDEAGEHNTSLLAELFNKNYINVYTKMSKFLFKNSKDISEEFKNNRAELETRIKYLLNKIS; encoded by the coding sequence ATGCCTATAAAATTTCTTAGCTTCAAAGAAAAATTAGAAAAAATACATAGTTTAGAATATAAAATTTTAAGTTATTATGGAGTGGACTTAGACAATTTCTATTGTCCACACTGTAATTCAAAAAGAATGAAACCTTTTAAGAGCAACAGGGGAGAATATCACAAGTTAAAATGTTATGGTTGCAGTATCAACATTGACATCTTAGACATAGCAAAATTAATGGATAGTAACTTAAAAAATCTTAATCCAGGTGCAGTGGTAGACTATTTATTAAGTTTAGATTATAGTAATATAGAAAGTGCTTCACAAGTGGAACAAATAAAAAAATCAAAATCGGATCCGTTTTTAATAGATTATGATGAGTTCATAGCAGATAGTTTAAATAAATTTAATCGTGCAGTAGATACTAAGAATGCAGATGAATTAGAGTACCTTTATAGCAGGGGATATAGTTATGAAGATTTAAACTATTTAAAAAATTACTTAGGACTAGATGAACAAAATAATATTGTTTTCGCTTGTACCAAAGAAAGTTATATACTAAGATTATTAAAACCTTGGCACGATAAAAATGGTAAAGAAATTAGATATAAAAACTCCGTTAGATTAGAAAAAACAAGACATTATTGTTACTTACTAGATACTGTAAATAGAGATAATATTATAAAAAATAATTATAATATATTTCTATTTGAGGGAGTTTTTGACACTCTAACATTTAGAATTTTATGTAAAAATAAATGCCTTGCATTTAGCACAGGGGGGGCAGATAGCAACCATAATTTAATAGCAAATAAGATAAATGATATAGCAGGTAGATTAAATTATAAAGTTAATGTATTCATCTTATTTGATAACGATGAAGCAGGAGAACATAACACATCTTTACTTGCAGAATTATTTAATAAAAACTATATAAATGTATATACTAAAATGTCAAAATTCTTATTCAAAAACAGTAAAGATATAAGCGAAGAATTTAAAAATAATAGAGCAGAGTTAGAAACAAGAATAAAATATTTATTAAATAAAATAAGTTAA